In Nerophis ophidion isolate RoL-2023_Sa linkage group LG03, RoL_Noph_v1.0, whole genome shotgun sequence, the following are encoded in one genomic region:
- the malt3 gene encoding mucosa-associated lymphoid tissue lymphoma translocation protein 1 isoform X2: MIADIVIVRQPVSVCVPVHCKATLSVRAEGASVLSYQWFTSDDKNPNGPPLNVYGGTQADLTIEAKKSQGYVCRVNDIFSNCVFSEWVKVKVLDIGVSGLPLQWKGEPHIAINLKPQTVQLGEKITLRCVAFGNPAPKYEWYINGNLLCDKISDTLQIDRAMAEHKGTYMCSMSNVLQEIWSQAVEVNVVQNGQLPLSAHTAVDKVALLIGNLSYSHHPRLLAPMMDVHELSNLLQQLGFRVVSLLDLTKVEMLVAVDKFINLLDKGVYGLFYYAGHGFERAARNYLVPVDAPVPYRSENCLCVQRVMQSMQQRQTALSVILLDTCRKWYNQQCLPSTIMALEPKGNTVYGYATCEDAVAFEVQDGGKSTGIFTKYLNKHILQAEKVTHVLERVSEDLGRDPLVRGKQAVEIKHTLKEPRSLADPVRTSGYTKELHLREVCWRQANKLPRKKRLIFLCGVEVEVSFSALFSNVMVAFGIINTTGPKTDNCTIALSSIPPMEDIFSGPGRMEEMDSILFNKADCTLRVCGLQKLQESLVIKVDLHYTHMDSRARLTESLQVDIGEPMVASCKLYKTLQTKSPMKPYSASAQSTGKIAQCKNLADHTRAGPCRPFTRKAECGANVAVQRCNEPEENDENELHDFRCQF, translated from the exons ATGATTGCAG ACATTGTTATCGTGCGCCAacctgtctctgtgtgtgtgcctGTCCACTGCAAGGCCACGCTGAGTGTCCGTGCTGAGGGTGCAAGCGTCCTCAGCTACCAGTGGTTCACAAGCGATGACAAAAAT CCCAATGGACCACCACTAAATGTGTATGGTGGAACTCAAGCAGACCTGACCATTGAGGCCAAAAAAAGCCAAGGCTACGTGTGCCGGGTGAACGATATCTTTTCCAACTGTGTGTTCAGTGAGTGGGTGAAAGTCAAGGTGCTGGACATTGGTGTATCAG GTCTGCCGCTGCAGTGGAAGGGGGAGCCCCACATCGCTATCAACCTAAAACCACAGACGGTCCAACTCGGTGAAAAAATTACACTTCGGTGTGTTGCTTTTGGCAATCCTGCACCAAAATATGAATGGTACATAAATGGAAATCTGCTGTGTGACAAGATCAGCGACACTCTCCAG ATTGACCGTGCCATGGCCGAACACAAAGGAACATACATGTGCTCGATGTCTAACGTGCTGCAGGAGATATGGAGCCAAGCCGTGGAAGTGAATGTGG TGCAAAATGGTCAACTTCCTCTATCAGCGCATACAG CTGTTGACAAAGTTGCCTTGCTCATCGGTAACTTGAGTTACTCCCACCACCCTCGCTTACTGGCCCCCATGATGGATGTACATGAGCTGTCCAACCTCCTGCAGCAGCTTGGGTTCCGAGTGGTGTCCTTGCTGGATCTCACCAAAGTGGAGATGCTGGTTGCTGTGGACAAGTTCATTAACCTCCTAGACAAAGGAGTTTATG GTCTTTTCTACTATGCCGGACACGGCTTTGAGCGTGCCGCCAGAAATTACTTGGTACCTGTTGATGCTCCGGTGCCGTACCGAAGTGAAAATTGCCTGTGTGTTCAACGCGTCATGCAAAGCATGCAGCAACGACAGACCGCACTGAGTGTTATCCTATTGGATACCTGCCGCAAATG GTACAACCAGCAGTGCCTACCATCAACCATCATGGCTTTGGAGCCCAAGGGGAATACAGTATACGGTTACGCCAC ATGTGAAGATGCTGTGGCTTTTGAGGTCCAGGATGGAGGGAAAAGCACAGGAATCTTCACCAAATACTTGAACAAGCACATCCTTCAGGCGGAGAAGGTCACACACGTTTTGGAGAGGGTGTCAGAGG ATTTAGGCAGAGACCCACTGGTAAGAGGCAAGCAGGCTGTGGAAATCAAGCACACCTTGAAGGAACCTCGCTCGCTTGCAGATCCGGTTCGAACCTCCGGCTACACGAAGGAGCTGCACCTTAGAGAAGTTTGCTGGCGACAAGCAAACA AGCTACCAAGAAAGAAGCGGCTGATTTTCCTTTGTGGGGTAGAAGTGGAAGTCAGCTTTTCAGCTTTGTTCTCAAATGTCATGGTGGCGTTTGGAATTATCAACACCACAGGCCCCAAAACGGACAACTGCACCATCGCTCTCAGCAGCATACCG CCCATGGAAGACATTTTTTCTGGGCCCGGAAGGATGGAGGAGATGGACTCCATACTCTTTAACAAAGCTGACTGTACTCTGCGAGTGTGTGGACTTCAAAAACTTCAG GAATCACTGGTCATCAAGGTGGATCTACATTATACTCACATGGACAGTAGGGCGCGCCTTACAGAGAGTCTACAGGTGGACATAGGAGAGCCTATGGTGGCCTCCTGCAAATTGTACAAGACACTTCAAACTAAGTCGCCCATGAAACCGTACTCGGCTTCTGCACAAAGTACTGGCAAAATCGCACAATGCAAGAACCTGGCCGATCACACCCGAGCCGGTCCCTGTCGCCCTTTCACGAGGAAGGCTGAGTGCGGCGCTAATGTGGCGGTCCAAAGGTGCAACGAACCTGAGGAAAATGATGAGAATGAGCTACATGACTTCAGATGTCAATTTTAA
- the malt3 gene encoding mucosa-associated lymphoid tissue lymphoma translocation protein 1 isoform X1: MIAESAALFPDIVIVRQPVSVCVPVHCKATLSVRAEGASVLSYQWFTSDDKNPNGPPLNVYGGTQADLTIEAKKSQGYVCRVNDIFSNCVFSEWVKVKVLDIGVSGLPLQWKGEPHIAINLKPQTVQLGEKITLRCVAFGNPAPKYEWYINGNLLCDKISDTLQIDRAMAEHKGTYMCSMSNVLQEIWSQAVEVNVVQNGQLPLSAHTAVDKVALLIGNLSYSHHPRLLAPMMDVHELSNLLQQLGFRVVSLLDLTKVEMLVAVDKFINLLDKGVYGLFYYAGHGFERAARNYLVPVDAPVPYRSENCLCVQRVMQSMQQRQTALSVILLDTCRKWYNQQCLPSTIMALEPKGNTVYGYATCEDAVAFEVQDGGKSTGIFTKYLNKHILQAEKVTHVLERVSEDLGRDPLVRGKQAVEIKHTLKEPRSLADPVRTSGYTKELHLREVCWRQANKLPRKKRLIFLCGVEVEVSFSALFSNVMVAFGIINTTGPKTDNCTIALSSIPPMEDIFSGPGRMEEMDSILFNKADCTLRVCGLQKLQESLVIKVDLHYTHMDSRARLTESLQVDIGEPMVASCKLYKTLQTKSPMKPYSASAQSTGKIAQCKNLADHTRAGPCRPFTRKAECGANVAVQRCNEPEENDENELHDFRCQF, from the exons ATGATTGCAG AGTCTGCCGCCTTGTTTCCAGACATTGTTATCGTGCGCCAacctgtctctgtgtgtgtgcctGTCCACTGCAAGGCCACGCTGAGTGTCCGTGCTGAGGGTGCAAGCGTCCTCAGCTACCAGTGGTTCACAAGCGATGACAAAAAT CCCAATGGACCACCACTAAATGTGTATGGTGGAACTCAAGCAGACCTGACCATTGAGGCCAAAAAAAGCCAAGGCTACGTGTGCCGGGTGAACGATATCTTTTCCAACTGTGTGTTCAGTGAGTGGGTGAAAGTCAAGGTGCTGGACATTGGTGTATCAG GTCTGCCGCTGCAGTGGAAGGGGGAGCCCCACATCGCTATCAACCTAAAACCACAGACGGTCCAACTCGGTGAAAAAATTACACTTCGGTGTGTTGCTTTTGGCAATCCTGCACCAAAATATGAATGGTACATAAATGGAAATCTGCTGTGTGACAAGATCAGCGACACTCTCCAG ATTGACCGTGCCATGGCCGAACACAAAGGAACATACATGTGCTCGATGTCTAACGTGCTGCAGGAGATATGGAGCCAAGCCGTGGAAGTGAATGTGG TGCAAAATGGTCAACTTCCTCTATCAGCGCATACAG CTGTTGACAAAGTTGCCTTGCTCATCGGTAACTTGAGTTACTCCCACCACCCTCGCTTACTGGCCCCCATGATGGATGTACATGAGCTGTCCAACCTCCTGCAGCAGCTTGGGTTCCGAGTGGTGTCCTTGCTGGATCTCACCAAAGTGGAGATGCTGGTTGCTGTGGACAAGTTCATTAACCTCCTAGACAAAGGAGTTTATG GTCTTTTCTACTATGCCGGACACGGCTTTGAGCGTGCCGCCAGAAATTACTTGGTACCTGTTGATGCTCCGGTGCCGTACCGAAGTGAAAATTGCCTGTGTGTTCAACGCGTCATGCAAAGCATGCAGCAACGACAGACCGCACTGAGTGTTATCCTATTGGATACCTGCCGCAAATG GTACAACCAGCAGTGCCTACCATCAACCATCATGGCTTTGGAGCCCAAGGGGAATACAGTATACGGTTACGCCAC ATGTGAAGATGCTGTGGCTTTTGAGGTCCAGGATGGAGGGAAAAGCACAGGAATCTTCACCAAATACTTGAACAAGCACATCCTTCAGGCGGAGAAGGTCACACACGTTTTGGAGAGGGTGTCAGAGG ATTTAGGCAGAGACCCACTGGTAAGAGGCAAGCAGGCTGTGGAAATCAAGCACACCTTGAAGGAACCTCGCTCGCTTGCAGATCCGGTTCGAACCTCCGGCTACACGAAGGAGCTGCACCTTAGAGAAGTTTGCTGGCGACAAGCAAACA AGCTACCAAGAAAGAAGCGGCTGATTTTCCTTTGTGGGGTAGAAGTGGAAGTCAGCTTTTCAGCTTTGTTCTCAAATGTCATGGTGGCGTTTGGAATTATCAACACCACAGGCCCCAAAACGGACAACTGCACCATCGCTCTCAGCAGCATACCG CCCATGGAAGACATTTTTTCTGGGCCCGGAAGGATGGAGGAGATGGACTCCATACTCTTTAACAAAGCTGACTGTACTCTGCGAGTGTGTGGACTTCAAAAACTTCAG GAATCACTGGTCATCAAGGTGGATCTACATTATACTCACATGGACAGTAGGGCGCGCCTTACAGAGAGTCTACAGGTGGACATAGGAGAGCCTATGGTGGCCTCCTGCAAATTGTACAAGACACTTCAAACTAAGTCGCCCATGAAACCGTACTCGGCTTCTGCACAAAGTACTGGCAAAATCGCACAATGCAAGAACCTGGCCGATCACACCCGAGCCGGTCCCTGTCGCCCTTTCACGAGGAAGGCTGAGTGCGGCGCTAATGTGGCGGTCCAAAGGTGCAACGAACCTGAGGAAAATGATGAGAATGAGCTACATGACTTCAGATGTCAATTTTAA